One genomic region from Chloroflexota bacterium encodes:
- the groES gene encoding co-chaperone GroES — protein MSLNLKPLGDRLVVEPLEQETTTVSGIVLPETAKEKPQKGSVLATGPGARDDQGRRIAMDVQVGDIVLFAKYAGTEIKLDDKKLLIFKEGDVLAIVEGNVAKKKK, from the coding sequence ATGTCCCTCAATCTCAAACCCCTCGGCGACCGGCTGGTCGTCGAACCGCTGGAACAAGAAACAACGACGGTCAGCGGCATCGTTCTGCCTGAAACTGCCAAGGAGAAGCCGCAAAAAGGCTCGGTGTTGGCGACCGGCCCGGGCGCGCGCGACGATCAGGGTAGGCGTATCGCGATGGACGTGCAAGTAGGCGATATTGTCTTGTTCGCCAAATACGCCGGAACCGAAATTAAGCTCGACGACAAAAAGCTGTTGATTTTCAAAGAAGGCGATGTTCTTGCAATTGTTGAAGGCAATGTCGCCAAGAAAAAGAAGTAA